A genomic window from Algoriphagus sp. Y33 includes:
- a CDS encoding neutral/alkaline non-lysosomal ceramidase N-terminal domain-containing protein: MSAKSILLKTTKVLCWTFVVLMAIALVVLTKVDRSPIQDQDFYKETFERLDQTTFSNSQGDTWIAGWSSVNMTPDEPADLVGYAPRGKYEFVQDSSYVKALTLSNGKSRVAWLNYELLIVHPHLAEQVRKAITAAKLPIDQVIFTATHTHSGMGGYMPGPMGEIAFGGYEQGIVDMMVSTSISALRDAIAIQDTVTITYQKSDAGDLVANRFVNGGPTDPFVRQLIFTKKTGKKATFLTYSAHATTMSTKFMGLSGDYPFYLTKDLEAGEFEFALYAAGAVGSHRPMRPGNTPEMVERYAHQLDSTFRMNTTYFADITNPEIKTGVLPIALRTPHLRVTDNLRLRPWLFDYLLGNTNAHLDITQIGNTLMIASSGELSGVFYGKWEKLAQSKGLNLIITTFNGGYIGYITPDELYDENFHEVREMNWYGPGNGKYFDELILAVIEKSRP, encoded by the coding sequence ATGAGCGCCAAGAGCATCTTATTAAAAACAACAAAAGTCCTATGCTGGACTTTTGTTGTTTTGATGGCAATTGCCTTGGTCGTGTTGACTAAAGTAGATCGCTCACCGATTCAGGATCAGGATTTTTACAAGGAAACTTTTGAACGGTTAGATCAGACTACTTTTTCAAATTCTCAGGGTGATACTTGGATAGCAGGTTGGTCTAGCGTCAATATGACTCCGGATGAACCGGCGGATCTGGTAGGCTATGCACCCAGAGGGAAATATGAGTTTGTGCAGGACAGCAGCTACGTCAAAGCACTGACACTTTCCAATGGCAAATCCCGGGTTGCTTGGCTTAATTATGAATTACTGATCGTTCACCCCCATCTTGCTGAACAAGTTCGGAAGGCTATAACAGCCGCCAAGCTACCGATAGACCAAGTGATCTTCACTGCTACGCATACACACTCCGGCATGGGCGGCTACATGCCGGGTCCCATGGGAGAAATAGCTTTTGGAGGATACGAACAAGGTATCGTGGATATGATGGTTTCCACAAGTATTTCTGCCTTGCGGGATGCAATTGCTATCCAAGATACTGTCACGATTACTTATCAAAAATCTGATGCAGGCGATTTGGTCGCTAACAGATTTGTAAACGGCGGACCTACAGATCCGTTTGTCCGTCAGCTTATTTTTACCAAAAAAACGGGCAAAAAAGCCACTTTCCTTACTTATTCGGCTCATGCTACCACGATGAGTACCAAGTTTATGGGCTTATCCGGAGACTACCCTTTTTACCTCACCAAGGATCTGGAAGCCGGCGAATTTGAATTTGCCCTGTATGCAGCAGGAGCTGTAGGAAGCCATAGACCAATGAGGCCCGGAAATACCCCCGAAATGGTCGAACGCTATGCCCATCAACTGGACTCCACCTTTAGGATGAATACCACTTATTTTGCCGACATCACTAACCCTGAAATAAAAACCGGGGTTCTTCCAATAGCGCTTCGAACTCCGCATCTTCGGGTGACGGACAACCTTCGCCTGCGTCCCTGGCTGTTCGATTACCTGCTGGGCAATACAAATGCGCATCTTGACATCACACAAATCGGCAATACGCTGATGATTGCTTCCAGTGGAGAACTTTCGGGAGTTTTTTATGGGAAATGGGAAAAGCTGGCGCAAAGCAAAGGCTTGAATCTGATCATCACCACATTCAATGGTGGCTATATCGGCTATATTACTCCTGATGAATTATATGATGAGAATTTCCATGAGGTACGGGAAATGAACTGGTATGGCCCGGGAAATGGGAAATATTTTGATGAGC
- a CDS encoding AIR synthase related protein, whose protein sequence is MNERYMQRGVSASKEDVHKAISNLDKGLFPQAFCKIVEDMLGNDPEYCNIMHADGAGTKSSLAYSYWKETGDVSVWKGIAQDAIIMNTDDLLCVGAINNILVSSTIGRNKNLIPGEVISAIIEGTEEVLQMLRDNGVNAVLTGGETADVGDLVRTIIVDSTVTCRMRRDEVISNDRIQGGDVIVGLASFGQAKYETFYNGGMGSNGLTSARHDVFNKVLKTKYPESFDPSVPEDLVYSGKYNLTDPAPGAPVNIGKLVLSPTRTYAPIMVDVLNYMRPRIHGLVHCSGGAQTKVLHFVDDVHVIKDNLFETPPLFQIIQEESSTEWKEMYKVFNMGHRMEVYLDERDAEEIIDIAESYGVEAQIIGRVEPHQGKKVTIHSPHGTFEY, encoded by the coding sequence ATGAACGAGCGATATATGCAGCGCGGGGTTTCCGCCTCCAAAGAAGATGTCCACAAGGCTATTTCCAACCTTGACAAAGGACTTTTCCCTCAAGCCTTTTGCAAAATCGTAGAAGACATGCTCGGCAACGATCCTGAATACTGCAATATCATGCATGCGGACGGAGCAGGCACTAAATCTTCCCTTGCATATTCCTATTGGAAAGAAACAGGGGATGTAAGCGTGTGGAAAGGAATAGCCCAAGACGCCATCATCATGAATACCGATGACTTGCTCTGTGTGGGTGCAATCAATAATATCCTCGTTTCATCTACCATAGGAAGAAACAAAAACCTTATCCCGGGCGAAGTGATCTCTGCCATCATCGAAGGCACCGAAGAGGTGCTTCAGATGCTCCGGGACAACGGAGTAAATGCTGTACTGACCGGTGGTGAAACTGCCGATGTGGGAGACCTAGTCCGCACAATAATCGTGGACAGTACGGTGACCTGTAGAATGCGCCGAGATGAAGTGATCTCCAATGACCGGATTCAAGGTGGTGATGTGATCGTGGGATTGGCTTCTTTTGGTCAGGCAAAATATGAGACATTTTATAACGGCGGAATGGGAAGCAATGGACTGACTTCTGCCCGTCATGATGTGTTCAACAAAGTTTTGAAGACGAAATACCCTGAGAGCTTTGATCCTTCTGTACCGGAAGATCTCGTTTACTCAGGTAAATATAATCTGACAGATCCAGCTCCAGGTGCTCCTGTAAATATAGGGAAGCTCGTACTCTCCCCTACCAGAACTTATGCGCCGATTATGGTGGACGTGCTGAATTACATGAGGCCTAGAATTCATGGCTTGGTACATTGCAGCGGTGGAGCCCAGACGAAAGTGCTTCACTTTGTAGATGATGTGCATGTGATCAAGGACAATCTTTTCGAGACACCTCCACTTTTCCAAATCATCCAAGAAGAAAGCAGTACCGAATGGAAAGAAATGTACAAAGTCTTCAATATGGGTCACCGAATGGAAGTGTATCTCGACGAGCGAGATGCAGAGGAGATTATAGATATTGCCGAATCCTACGGAGTAGAAGCCCAGATCATCGGCCGGGTAGAACCTCACCAAGGCAAAAAAGTAACCATCCACAGCCCTCACGGCACTTTTGAATACTAA